In the genome of Candidatus Saccharimonadales bacterium, one region contains:
- the rpsD gene encoding 30S ribosomal protein S4, whose amino-acid sequence MARDTQSIVKMSRREGYALHPKAHKALVKRSALPGQQNTGGYNRTKSSQYSLQLREKQKVKRLYGLLERQFAKLMTEASKARGQSGATLLQYLERRLDNVIYRAGLAPSRRAARQMVTHGHYMLNGRRVDVPSIRVKEGDVIVVRDHSKGSDYFKRLEDTSPAPAAYPAWLKVNRKKLEVTITGIPTRDDAEPDIKEQLIVEYYSR is encoded by the coding sequence ATGGCACGAGATACTCAAAGTATAGTTAAAATGTCTCGCCGTGAAGGCTACGCTCTTCACCCTAAGGCTCACAAAGCCCTGGTTAAGCGCAGCGCCCTACCTGGCCAGCAGAACACCGGCGGCTACAACCGCACTAAGTCTAGTCAGTATTCATTGCAGTTGCGCGAAAAGCAGAAAGTGAAGAGACTTTACGGCCTATTAGAGCGTCAATTCGCTAAATTAATGACCGAGGCCAGCAAAGCCCGCGGTCAATCCGGCGCAACTTTATTGCAGTACCTAGAGCGGCGCTTAGACAATGTTATTTACCGGGCTGGTTTAGCGCCAAGCCGCCGCGCCGCGCGCCAAATGGTCACTCATGGCCACTACATGCTCAATGGCCGCCGAGTTGATGTTCCCTCTATCCGTGTTAAGGAAGGTGATGTAATCGTCGTGCGGGATCACAGCAAAGGCAGTGATTATTTCAAACGCCTGGAAGATACCAGCCCAGCACCGGCCGCTTATCCTGCCTGGTTGAAGGTTAATCGCAAAAAGCTGGAGGTTACTATTACAGGTATTCCTACCCGTGACGATGCCGAACCAGACATCAAAGAACAGTTAATCGTAGAATATTATTCACGCTAA
- the rplM gene encoding 50S ribosomal protein L13, with amino-acid sequence MKTYSQKPAEVTRKWYVLDASQASMGRVSTVAASLLIGKGKPTVTAHVDGGDYVIVINADKLVVSGGKEEKKVYYNHSGFPGGLRERPLKEVSGTEALYAAIRGMLPVNKLRDGRLARLKIYATEAHNHNAQQPDVYELKGNK; translated from the coding sequence ATGAAGACTTATAGTCAAAAACCGGCTGAGGTTACCCGCAAGTGGTACGTTTTGGACGCTTCGCAGGCCAGCATGGGCCGTGTGTCTACTGTGGCTGCATCATTATTGATCGGCAAAGGGAAACCAACCGTAACTGCCCACGTAGATGGTGGCGACTACGTCATTGTTATCAACGCCGATAAGCTAGTTGTAAGCGGTGGCAAAGAAGAGAAAAAAGTTTATTACAACCACAGTGGTTTTCCTGGCGGTTTACGTGAGCGCCCGCTCAAAGAAGTTTCCGGCACCGAGGCTTTGTACGCTGCTATTCGCGGCATGCTGCCAGTTAATAAACTACGCGATGGCCGCTTGGCTCGTCTTAAGATTTACGCTACCGAAGCACACAATCACAACGCCCAGCAGCCCGACGTTTACGAATTGAAAGGTAATAAGTAA
- the rpsM gene encoding 30S ribosomal protein S13, with product MARISGVTIPDNKQVLVSLTYVYGVGPKFASEILDKAKIEPTVRVKDLTDAEIGRIQDVINADYIIEGELQRIITGNIKRLRDIKAYRGERHARNLPSRGQRTRTNARTRRGKKMTVGGTAKKAPSKT from the coding sequence ATGGCAAGAATTTCTGGTGTAACTATTCCAGATAATAAGCAGGTGTTAGTAAGTCTGACCTATGTTTATGGTGTCGGTCCTAAATTCGCCAGCGAAATTTTAGATAAGGCTAAGATTGAGCCAACTGTCCGCGTAAAAGACCTGACGGATGCGGAAATTGGCCGCATTCAGGATGTTATTAACGCTGATTACATTATTGAAGGTGAGCTGCAGCGGATTATTACTGGTAATATCAAGCGTTTGCGAGACATCAAAGCCTACCGAGGCGAGCGTCACGCTCGTAACCTGCCAAGTCGAGGGCAGCGCACCAGAACTAACGCCCGCACTCGCCGCGGCAAGAAAATGACCGTTGGCGGCACAGCTAAGAAAGCCCCGAGCAAGACCTAA
- a CDS encoding AAA family ATPase gives MFNDLLLHEATRQQLDGFMKRPSHALLLSGLPGSGKLTVARALAAQLLSLEPEVLENYPHFLIISRSGGKQDISIDSIRQIPRALYLQIPGNAAVKRVILIEDAQLMNPEAQNALLKSLEEPGGGTIFILTATDKAELLPTVASRATSISINPVGQELAVKFFNQFPQNKVLSAWALSQGAPGLLATLLGEEDSELRSAVDQAKTFLTMDRYERLVELDRLSKNKADLSNLLEGLKRVLNALYRNAAKTNNKDRLKRFLEATKLVSQSQQDLNNSVMPRLIILKLALSLPV, from the coding sequence ATGTTTAACGATCTTTTGCTGCACGAAGCTACTCGTCAACAATTGGATGGTTTTATGAAAAGACCGTCACATGCTCTATTGCTTAGCGGTCTGCCCGGTAGCGGCAAATTAACTGTTGCTCGAGCACTAGCCGCGCAGCTGCTTTCACTTGAACCAGAAGTATTAGAAAATTATCCTCATTTCTTAATAATCAGTCGCTCTGGCGGTAAGCAAGATATAAGTATCGATTCGATTCGGCAAATTCCTCGTGCTTTATACCTACAAATTCCTGGAAACGCAGCCGTAAAGAGAGTGATTTTGATAGAAGATGCCCAACTCATGAACCCAGAGGCTCAAAACGCACTTTTAAAATCGTTAGAAGAACCCGGCGGCGGCACGATCTTTATACTAACTGCCACGGACAAAGCAGAGCTTTTGCCAACCGTCGCCTCTAGAGCAACCAGCATTTCTATCAATCCGGTAGGGCAGGAATTAGCCGTTAAATTCTTTAATCAGTTCCCTCAGAACAAAGTTCTATCGGCTTGGGCGCTTAGCCAGGGCGCCCCTGGACTGCTAGCAACATTACTGGGCGAAGAAGACAGTGAACTTAGATCAGCAGTTGATCAGGCCAAAACTTTCCTTACCATGGACCGCTACGAGCGGTTAGTAGAACTAGATCGGTTAAGCAAGAACAAAGCAGACCTCTCTAATCTGTTAGAAGGTCTAAAGCGCGTACTCAACGCTTTATATAGAAATGCGGCCAAAACCAATAACAAAGACAGGCTAAAGAGGTTTTTAGAGGCTACGAAGCTAGTGAGTCAATCTCAGCAAGATTTAAATAACAGCGTTATGCCGCGTTTAATTATCCTAAAATTAGCCCTGAGCTTACCGGTATAG
- the trpS gene encoding tryptophan--tRNA ligase, producing MKETILTGIRANNDLHIGNYFGALLPMIDMAKKHSDEYEINLFVPDLHSFTTPIDHSKLQAQILHNLRLFVAAGLPLDNDSIHIYRQSYIPAHSELTWILDCFTGFGEMRRMTQFKDKAQKATLDVAEADNPEHIRSIAQDLFASVSVGLFNYPVLMAADILLYGAKYVPVGDDQTQHLEFTRDIATRMNNQFGELFVVPEPVAKQHEFFGKDQGLRIKDLVDPTKKMSKSDESGRGIIFLGDNPDDAAKKIMSATTDSESSVGNPDMQTRPGVANLVQILKLLDPNIGDVSNLGYKDFKEKVANSVKDFLNDFQAKLASVDEQAIMQKLEADESAMTKIAGETLLSVQRAVGLRPKE from the coding sequence ATGAAAGAAACAATTTTAACTGGCATTAGGGCCAATAATGATCTTCATATTGGCAATTATTTTGGCGCGCTATTGCCTATGATTGATATGGCCAAAAAACACTCTGACGAGTACGAAATCAATTTGTTCGTGCCAGATCTACACAGCTTTACGACGCCGATTGACCATAGCAAACTGCAAGCCCAAATCTTACATAATCTTAGGCTATTTGTAGCTGCTGGATTACCGCTGGATAATGATTCGATTCATATTTACCGCCAAAGCTATATTCCAGCGCATTCCGAGCTGACTTGGATACTAGACTGCTTCACCGGCTTCGGTGAAATGCGAAGAATGACCCAGTTTAAAGATAAAGCGCAAAAAGCAACTCTCGACGTAGCGGAGGCGGATAATCCAGAGCATATTCGCTCCATCGCTCAAGATTTATTTGCATCTGTCTCTGTAGGGCTGTTCAACTATCCCGTCCTGATGGCGGCGGACATTCTGCTTTATGGCGCTAAATATGTGCCGGTTGGCGACGACCAAACACAACACCTGGAGTTTACGCGCGATATTGCGACCCGAATGAATAATCAGTTTGGAGAGCTTTTTGTGGTGCCAGAACCAGTGGCGAAGCAACATGAATTCTTCGGTAAAGACCAGGGCTTGCGTATCAAAGACTTAGTTGATCCAACTAAAAAGATGAGCAAGTCCGACGAATCCGGCCGCGGAATTATATTCCTTGGCGATAATCCTGACGACGCCGCAAAAAAGATCATGAGCGCCACAACTGACAGCGAAAGCAGCGTTGGCAATCCGGATATGCAGACTCGCCCGGGTGTTGCCAACCTGGTTCAAATTCTTAAGCTGTTGGATCCAAACATTGGTGATGTCAGCAACCTAGGATATAAAGATTTTAAAGAGAAAGTCGCGAACTCAGTCAAAGATTTCCTTAATGATTTTCAAGCCAAGCTAGCAAGCGTGGACGAACAAGCGATAATGCAGAAACTCGAAGCCGACGAGTCAGCTATGACTAAGATTGCTGGCGAAACCTTGCTGAGCGTACAAAGAGCTGTAGGATTAAGACCAAAAGAATAG
- a CDS encoding group I intron-associated PD-(D/E)XK endonuclease, whose protein sequence is MQTKQKGDLALASAIQYFVSQDYEVCLPIGDKRDYDLIIEKGGQLSRVQVKYAGLYLRGNQCKVGLRITGGNQSFHYAKKYMDDAFDELFVYTAKGEMFLLPWSKVTARNEISIEHKKYEVFRLRGGSEAVKHV, encoded by the coding sequence ATGCAGACTAAACAAAAGGGAGATCTAGCCCTAGCATCCGCAATTCAATATTTTGTCAGCCAGGATTACGAGGTCTGTCTGCCGATAGGAGACAAGCGTGACTATGACTTAATAATTGAGAAGGGTGGCCAGCTGTCTAGGGTTCAGGTAAAGTACGCTGGCTTATACCTGCGCGGCAATCAATGTAAGGTGGGACTACGCATAACTGGCGGAAATCAATCATTTCATTATGCAAAGAAATACATGGACGATGCCTTTGACGAGCTTTTTGTTTATACTGCTAAGGGTGAAATGTTCCTTTTGCCATGGAGTAAAGTAACCGCAAGAAATGAAATCAGTATCGAACATAAAAAATATGAAGTTTTTCGACTGCGCGGAGGTAGTGAAGCGGTCAAACACGTCTGA
- a CDS encoding tetratricopeptide repeat protein: MYSLLLLVVLWLVVYRHGHRSEQEMVVIPQRIGNRLTKLWEIAHMGMRENRLLRAEKALLTILKIDEKNAAAYNRLGILYAKQREYRDAIDCFEIASSIEPSASSLHNLGLIYYETENYQKAATAFEQALKLEDELAARHIAYAKVQEKLGNEKLMIQELEKSAELEPNRETYALLTKAYEAQGMEDEAKAAQKKLDKMLLPAAKHKRILRPKRVVI; the protein is encoded by the coding sequence ATGTATTCACTACTCTTATTAGTTGTACTTTGGTTGGTTGTTTATCGGCACGGTCACCGCTCCGAACAAGAAATGGTGGTGATTCCGCAGCGAATTGGTAACCGTTTAACCAAACTTTGGGAAATAGCGCATATGGGTATGCGTGAGAATCGTTTATTACGCGCCGAAAAGGCCCTTTTGACCATTCTTAAAATCGACGAAAAGAACGCCGCCGCTTATAACCGCTTAGGCATTTTGTACGCTAAACAGCGTGAATACCGAGACGCTATCGACTGTTTTGAAATTGCTAGCTCCATCGAGCCAAGCGCTTCCAGCCTGCACAACCTGGGACTGATCTATTACGAAACAGAGAATTATCAAAAGGCCGCTACCGCTTTCGAGCAAGCCCTTAAACTGGAAGATGAGCTGGCTGCCCGCCATATTGCCTATGCCAAAGTTCAGGAAAAATTAGGCAATGAGAAACTGATGATTCAGGAGCTGGAAAAATCCGCCGAACTTGAGCCAAACCGCGAAACGTATGCCTTGCTCACCAAAGCCTATGAAGCTCAAGGCATGGAAGACGAAGCCAAAGCCGCCCAAAAGAAACTTGATAAAATGTTGCTGCCGGCAGCAAAGCATAAACGAATCTTACGCCCCAAACGGGTGGTTATCTAA
- the infA gene encoding translation initiation factor IF-1 produces the protein MAKDKEVIELAGTVVEALPGTQFRVELENGHQIIAHVAGRMRKHYIRLVPGDRVKVELTPYDLTKGRITYREN, from the coding sequence ATGGCCAAAGACAAGGAAGTAATCGAACTCGCCGGAACGGTAGTCGAAGCATTACCAGGAACGCAGTTTCGTGTCGAGCTTGAAAACGGCCATCAAATCATAGCTCACGTTGCAGGGAGGATGCGGAAACATTATATCCGTTTAGTCCCAGGCGACCGCGTTAAGGTAGAATTGACACCTTACGATCTGACGAAGGGTCGGATAACTTACCGCGAGAATTAA
- a CDS encoding STAS domain-containing protein, which produces MAHNEYPSEIPQYYFSEDIEVPVATVYLPQESDLYSEPAVRPVVLGHIANDEIERLVLDFEHVEYIDSTFLGMFVGAAKRVRAAQRRTIKELILQGPAANKSIPKIFEVTGLDRVFKMEGFKGRV; this is translated from the coding sequence ATGGCACACAATGAATATCCGTCAGAAATACCGCAGTATTATTTTTCTGAAGATATAGAAGTGCCAGTAGCGACCGTCTATTTACCTCAAGAGTCCGATTTATATAGCGAACCTGCTGTTAGACCAGTCGTTCTGGGCCACATCGCGAATGACGAGATAGAAAGATTAGTGCTGGACTTTGAGCATGTTGAGTATATAGACTCCACGTTTTTGGGCATGTTCGTTGGGGCCGCTAAGCGAGTTAGGGCAGCTCAACGCCGAACAATCAAAGAGTTAATTTTACAGGGCCCGGCTGCCAATAAGTCCATTCCAAAAATATTTGAGGTCACCGGACTTGACCGAGTCTTTAAGATGGAGGGCTTCAAGGGTCGTGTATAG
- the rpsI gene encoding 30S ribosomal protein S9 has protein sequence MANNYFYALGRRKSATARVRLQSGKGEFRINDKTSDEYFAGSKTFTTELFRPFNVLELDPEKYAVSAKVSGGGHASQADAIRLAISKALVELNEDYRGTLRRAELLGRDPREKERKKFGLKGARKQRQFTKR, from the coding sequence ATGGCAAATAACTACTTTTACGCCCTAGGTCGCCGCAAAAGCGCCACTGCCCGAGTACGCTTGCAGTCTGGCAAAGGCGAATTCAGAATCAACGACAAGACCTCCGATGAGTACTTCGCCGGCAGCAAAACCTTTACTACTGAGCTTTTCCGCCCGTTCAACGTACTGGAACTAGATCCTGAGAAGTACGCTGTCAGCGCCAAGGTTTCCGGCGGCGGCCACGCCAGCCAGGCTGACGCTATCCGCCTCGCTATTTCTAAGGCTTTGGTTGAACTTAACGAAGATTACCGTGGTACTTTGCGCCGAGCTGAGCTACTGGGCCGCGACCCGCGCGAGAAAGAACGCAAGAAGTTTGGCCTTAAAGGCGCGCGCAAGCAACGCCAGTTTACTAAGCGCTAA
- the rpsK gene encoding 30S ribosomal protein S11, translating into MADEITQEKAKQTTPEQPEVTTQAAEQPEATAAAPSRRRKAKRTVSAAHIHVLATFNNTIVTVTDDKGNTLTTASAGASGFRGSKKGTAYAAQVAAEKAIGDAKSAYGVTKADVFVKGVGLGRDAAVRSLINQKITVESVRDVTGVPHGGVRPRKPKRN; encoded by the coding sequence ATGGCAGACGAAATTACACAAGAAAAGGCCAAGCAAACAACTCCAGAGCAGCCAGAAGTTACCACTCAGGCCGCCGAACAGCCAGAGGCAACTGCAGCCGCTCCCAGTCGCCGTCGTAAGGCTAAACGTACAGTTAGCGCGGCGCACATCCACGTTTTGGCAACTTTTAATAACACCATCGTTACCGTGACTGATGACAAGGGTAATACCCTGACTACCGCTAGCGCTGGCGCTTCTGGTTTTCGCGGATCCAAGAAGGGTACAGCCTATGCCGCTCAAGTAGCCGCCGAGAAGGCCATTGGTGATGCCAAGAGCGCTTACGGAGTAACTAAGGCCGACGTATTTGTAAAAGGTGTTGGCTTGGGCCGCGACGCAGCCGTTCGTTCGTTGATCAACCAAAAGATTACCGTCGAGAGCGTTCGTGACGTAACCGGCGTACCACACGGTGGCGTACGTCCAAGAAAGCCGAAGAGGAACTAA
- a CDS encoding VOC family protein: MNPVVHFEMGYFDRDRMKEFYQTAFGWKLQQYGEDMGNYVVAQTAETDEDGMVKTPGAINGGFYAKSDSPDSHAPSVVISVKDINKAIEDVKSAGGKIKGGMTPEGEHTMEPTMIPGVGLWISFEDTEGNRVSLMQPKR; encoded by the coding sequence ATGAATCCAGTTGTTCATTTCGAAATGGGATATTTCGATCGAGATCGGATGAAAGAGTTTTACCAGACGGCTTTTGGCTGGAAGTTGCAGCAATACGGTGAAGATATGGGTAATTATGTAGTAGCCCAAACGGCTGAAACCGACGAAGACGGCATGGTCAAAACTCCTGGCGCTATTAACGGCGGTTTTTATGCCAAAAGCGACAGTCCAGATTCGCATGCGCCATCAGTAGTTATATCTGTTAAAGATATTAATAAAGCTATCGAGGATGTTAAGTCTGCCGGCGGCAAAATCAAAGGTGGCATGACTCCAGAAGGCGAACACACCATGGAGCCGACGATGATTCCGGGTGTTGGTCTTTGGATTTCTTTCGAAGACACCGAGGGCAACCGCGTAAGCCTTATGCAGCCAAAACGGTAA
- the rpmJ gene encoding 50S ribosomal protein L36 has translation MKVRASVKKISPDDKIVRRKGRVYIINKLKPKHKQRQG, from the coding sequence ATGAAAGTGCGTGCCAGCGTAAAGAAAATCAGTCCAGATGATAAAATCGTCCGCCGTAAAGGACGAGTTTACATTATTAATAAATTAAAGCCTAAGCACAAGCAGAGGCAAGGTTAA
- a CDS encoding DNA-directed RNA polymerase subunit alpha, translated as MSKLIHTPALASVNDHGATSATFVIEPLHPGYGMTLGNSLRRVLLSSIAGAAVTGFRVEGVSHEFTTVKGVKEDVVAIMLNLKGLRFKVYSDEPQTIRLSKKGKGAVTGKDLELNSDIEVVNPEQVICHIDDDKASVSMELTVETGRGYRPIDETGSGRKVSDMIMLDALFTPVLRVRYKVENTRVGQATDLDRLLLTVDTDGSISPREAFEEAAALLVNQYTALAGQTRVEASPAPVSGSSDSATALEDGDEPAELMTSIEDLNLSARTTNALINNDIHTIRDLLSLSEAELRDLKGFGNKALDEVKDKIAELEL; from the coding sequence ATGAGCAAATTAATTCACACCCCAGCGCTGGCATCGGTCAACGATCATGGCGCTACCAGTGCGACGTTCGTTATCGAACCGTTGCATCCTGGTTACGGTATGACGCTCGGTAATTCTCTGCGCCGCGTTCTGCTATCCAGCATTGCTGGGGCCGCAGTCACGGGCTTTAGAGTCGAGGGCGTTAGCCACGAATTCACTACTGTAAAAGGCGTTAAAGAAGACGTCGTGGCCATTATGCTAAATCTAAAGGGTTTGCGCTTTAAGGTTTATAGCGACGAGCCACAAACCATTCGTTTGAGCAAAAAAGGCAAAGGTGCCGTGACCGGCAAAGACCTAGAACTCAATTCTGATATTGAAGTCGTCAACCCAGAGCAGGTTATTTGTCACATAGACGACGACAAAGCCAGCGTTTCTATGGAGCTTACCGTTGAGACTGGTCGCGGTTATCGTCCAATCGACGAAACCGGCAGCGGCCGCAAAGTTAGCGATATGATTATGCTAGACGCCTTGTTCACTCCAGTTTTACGTGTTCGTTACAAGGTAGAAAATACTCGTGTTGGCCAGGCCACCGACCTTGACCGCTTGCTTTTAACTGTTGACACCGACGGCTCAATCAGCCCACGCGAGGCTTTTGAAGAAGCCGCCGCGCTTTTGGTTAATCAATACACTGCTTTGGCCGGTCAAACTCGTGTAGAGGCCAGCCCAGCACCTGTTAGCGGTTCTAGCGACAGCGCCACCGCTTTAGAAGACGGTGACGAACCAGCTGAACTCATGACCTCTATCGAGGACCTAAACCTTAGCGCTCGTACTACTAACGCTTTGATCAACAATGATATTCACACCATTCGCGACTTGTTGAGCCTGTCAGAAGCGGAATTACGCGACCTCAAAGGTTTTGGCAACAAAGCCTTAGATGAAGTTAAAGATAAAATAGCCGAATTGGAACTCTAG
- a CDS encoding RluA family pseudouridine synthase — MQEFTVDQGSVGVRADKFVAAQYPQFTRSALEALFDQSLVKVNDKTAKPAHKVKSGDRVIVDETLIKLDPPKIDLPIIYEDENVVVIDKPPGVLTHSKGALNLEGTVASFVRPKVKELEGNRAGIVHRLDRATSGVIITAKNPQTLSKLQKQFSNRKAKKVYLALVEGSLDPPEAIIDVPIARNPARPQTFKVSSSGKPAITQYKVLKTFADKDKTYSLVELKPQTGRTHQLRLHMAYIGHPIAGDPIYGHSNDDRLMLHASSLEITLPTSERKVFEAKLPKEFRDV, encoded by the coding sequence ATGCAAGAGTTTACAGTTGATCAAGGCAGCGTAGGGGTACGGGCTGATAAGTTCGTGGCGGCCCAGTATCCGCAGTTCACCCGTTCGGCGTTAGAAGCATTATTCGACCAAAGTCTAGTGAAAGTCAACGATAAGACAGCCAAACCAGCTCATAAGGTTAAAAGCGGCGATAGGGTCATCGTGGATGAAACCTTGATAAAATTAGATCCACCCAAAATTGATCTGCCGATAATCTATGAAGACGAAAACGTAGTTGTTATCGATAAACCGCCCGGCGTTCTAACGCATTCTAAAGGCGCCCTAAACTTAGAGGGTACAGTGGCGAGCTTTGTTAGGCCAAAAGTCAAAGAACTTGAAGGAAATAGGGCAGGGATTGTACACCGTCTAGATAGAGCCACCAGCGGTGTGATTATCACCGCCAAGAACCCGCAGACGCTATCCAAGCTACAAAAACAGTTTTCTAATCGCAAAGCTAAAAAGGTTTATTTGGCACTCGTAGAAGGCAGTTTAGACCCGCCAGAAGCTATTATTGACGTGCCGATTGCCCGCAATCCAGCTCGTCCGCAGACATTTAAAGTATCAAGCAGTGGCAAGCCAGCCATTACCCAATATAAAGTTCTAAAGACTTTTGCGGATAAAGATAAAACGTATTCATTAGTGGAGCTCAAGCCCCAAACCGGCCGCACTCATCAGCTAAGGCTGCATATGGCTTATATCGGCCATCCGATAGCGGGCGACCCAATATACGGCCACAGCAACGATGATCGCCTGATGCTGCACGCTAGTAGTCTGGAAATAACTTTGCCTACTAGCGAAAGAAAGGTGTTTGAGGCTAAGCTGCCAAAGGAGTTTAGAGATGTTTAA